In Camelina sativa cultivar DH55 chromosome 13, Cs, whole genome shotgun sequence, the genomic window ATTAACCCCCGGGAAAATCTTATCACCAACAAGATGAACCAGATCATCCATCATAGAGGTAAAGTAAAACCGAGAcaagtaaaagtttttttttaaaaagcttacCATGACTTTATATGAACTTCCCCCCTGAAAGCGAATCTCCTAAACTCTGATACCAAAAGTGAAGAGGGAACAAGACTACGCCTACTAAGACAAGCACATATTGACATATAGGAGCTGCAGAGATACATCACTAACGCCTGTGCATATAAGAGACTTACGTTATTCCAAAGGGACAATGGTACACATCAACTTTGCATCTTCACTCTGTCTATCACCATGGGTTCTTGTCAGCTTGCTTCCTTGGTCCAGGTGTCATATGGTTCATTGTTCTCCAACAATATCATTCTCAGATGCATCTTCAAGCTTCTCAATAGCCATTTCGTTATCCTTACTCTGATCCATACCCTGATTGGCTTCCTCACATTGTTCCCCTGAAACTTCCCGAAAATCTGTCTCAGCTTTTTCCTTACCTGCAGGTTCATTTTCCCCAGAGCTTCCCACATCAATCTTATGGTTGCTATATTTAGCTTCAACCACATTGCTCTTACTGTTGTTGTTAATTTCTTTCCCAGTAGCCTCACCATCCCTAGCCGCAACATCCTGCATACAAACATCTTCTGCAGCTACATTGTTCTCCTTTGTTTCACCGCTAGTACGTGCATCAGAACCCCCTGTATCATCACCGTCACTTTCAGATTCATTCTCCACAACCTCCTCGTTAGCATCTTCAGCAACCATATCCCTCCTCTCAAGATACTGTAACCTTCTCCTCATGTCACCTAACTCCCTTTCCATCAAGaacaacctttctttcaaggTCAAGTTCTCTTCCTCCAGTTGAGCAATATGGCTATCCTGATCATCCACTCGGTTTTCCAAAACATTGTTATACTCAGACCCACCATAGTTTGGGTAAATCATCTCAAACCGACTCAAATCATGGTCTAGTCTCCTCTCAACCTCAACATGCTCCTCCACATCACTCTCACTCGATccaccttcatcttcatcatcctcatcataaGGTTCCAACTCATTTCCATCAGCTCGCAGCCTAATCAACCCTTTCATGGAGCCATAACCATCAACCCCCCACTCCTCCTTGGCCATATCACCCAACACCTCCCTGGACGGAGAAAACATCGGAGTCGGCAACACAGCAGGTGTCACAGGGCATGGAGACACCAACTCAGCAATTCCACCAGATTTCTTGGCCCTGATAATAAACGAAGTCGTGTTCCTAGGAGCAAAAGGAACAAATCGGTTCCCATACTTCTTCTTGGGATAAAACTTCCTGGTCTTCAACCTGTTCTGAGACTGCAACTCGTTCAAAGTCGGCGGCTTGTAACCACCTCCACCAACAGGACCAGCCTGAATACTACCAGAACCAGGTATGATCTGCTGAGGGTTATACATAGGGATCCCAGAGTTATGCATCCTCCTAATTGGCTGCTGCTGCTCCATCATTAGCCTCTTGTCACCACCACTTGTAATCTTCTTCCCTTTCCAATTGTTCCGCATCATTTTGGAATGCTTCGAGCCAAAGTTATTAAGAGGAAGATTCTGCTGATACTCGGAGCTCAAGCTAGGGTTAAGGTTAAAGTTGCGTGGATTCATCATCATAGCCTGGTTGTTGTTCATCATAACCTGtgtctgctgctgctgctggttcATACTCAAAATCGGATGAGATTGGCCTAACAACGGAGTCTGGTTCATAATCCGTGGCTGAGACGACGGCGGCGGCGGATTCATCCTCTGTTGAGGCGGAGGCTGACCAATCATCTGCTGTGGAGGTGGCGGATTCATCAGCTTAGATTGATCGTTCATctaacacaacacaaacactaacccaaaaaaatcgaatcgaacaaacaaaaaccaaaaaccctaatttcgcaGAATCGAAGCAAATCAGCAGATAGATCAATGATTCAAGAGATCAATCCGAGTGCTTTGGGTGGAGAGtgaaatgttattaaaaaaaatacaatccaCAGATCAAAGTACaaaccacaaaatcaaacaagagaagaagaaactctaAAATTGAGACTTTTCGTAAATTTGatcgtttgttttgttgtttgttcagTTTTACGATTTGGGAGTTTTTAAGAatcttttttgtaattttggatctggaaacttttttttttttttgtttgtctttgtttgacagcaaaagaagaaaattaatataaaggCAAAGAGAACCTCTCCTCTATGTGTACGAACACGGCTCAAGAGACGATGAGATTCTTTAAATAGAGGCGAATGAAAAAGATGCTTTGTCCTAATCAACGACTCAGATCACACCCGTTTAACCGACGGCTacgatttctttattttttaaaggttGAGTCGGTTACGGgtttctttgatattttatttttattattagttggGAAGTAATTGTAAATTTAAAACCTAATCACTTGAAAATTTGGCAAAATAAATACcactctttttttaatatatattttctggtaagtaaatctaaaatctaatttttatatgaaattttcATCTTTAAGGTTCTATAGTTTaggtaattatatatattttcttttttaaaagtgATGGTAATTTTGACTTAACaaagagataataataataataataataataataataataataataataatggttgtttttggttattaatattttaaagaaggTAGAATATAGAATAGGAGAAGTGGACCATTTCCAAAATTTGGGCTCTCGAGTACAACAAATATATTATCCCCAAAAAActagactatttttttttttttagcaaaccTTCCATTCAATGGAAAATCTAATCAAAGTCGTTTCTAAGCCATACGCGTTCGTGTTAATATCCTTGGTTATGTTaactttcttcttcattctcttttctcCTCTTTATGTTCAAGTTATGTTATTTCTTTGCCTATAATTAGGTACGTAAAACAACGAGTTCGGTCATATGCGTATGCTGCTAGCCTGCTACGTTACGGGCTACGTATCCTTGTCCGGAGACTTAACGAGTGCAATGAACCTAGCTagtcaaatatttaaaacataattgaCTTGAgatgtgaaaaataaaaaaatacttgaCCTAGAAACCAGTCTAGTAAAATACGGTTAACTTGACTTGGTATTTGGCTGCCTTGACGATCGAGGAGGGAGAtggtctgtttttttcttctatttttatacCTTGAGATACGTTAAACGAGTTACATCACATATCATGTTTCATATACTAGCTTTGAGGTTACTTTCATGTTTAGGCTTTGTAATTTGTTGTTCAAAATTTGCATTAAAGAGTTATTGTATACAACTTCGACCAAGAAGGCAACAAGAGCAACATGGAATTAGGGAAACCCCACTCCTGATGTTTACAGACAAAAGCAATATCTGCCACGGACAAATGTCTGACAGtccaataatttttaaatggCTTCTAAGCTTCTCAAAAATGTTGCAATAATCCTATGAAAGTTTCAATTTAGAAACTCAATCTCCTCGAGATTACTGTTCACGTCAGCGTTGGATACAAGAGTGGCAAAATTCTTCTAATATGTGATTCATCTTAACTGTTCCTTTAGCAAGAATGAGTAGATCGTCCGCAACATAAATCCATCAACTCATCGTTTCCAACTTAAATTGTCCATCCTCTCAAATTCTATTATGCATGTGTTGGAACATTCATTGTATTAAGGCCATCATTAACGGCACAACTATGAGTGTG contains:
- the LOC104736059 gene encoding uncharacterized protein LOC104736059; this encodes MNDQSKLMNPPPPQQMIGQPPPQQRMNPPPPSSQPRIMNQTPLLGQSHPILSMNQQQQQTQVMMNNNQAMMMNPRNFNLNPSLSSEYQQNLPLNNFGSKHSKMMRNNWKGKKITSGGDKRLMMEQQQPIRRMHNSGIPMYNPQQIIPGSGSIQAGPVGGGGYKPPTLNELQSQNRLKTRKFYPKKKYGNRFVPFAPRNTTSFIIRAKKSGGIAELVSPCPVTPAVLPTPMFSPSREVLGDMAKEEWGVDGYGSMKGLIRLRADGNELEPYDEDDEDEGGSSESDVEEHVEVERRLDHDLSRFEMIYPNYGGSEYNNVLENRVDDQDSHIAQLEEENLTLKERLFLMERELGDMRRRLQYLERRDMVAEDANEEVVENESESDGDDTGGSDARTSGETKENNVAAEDVCMQDVAARDGEATGKEINNNSKSNVVEAKYSNHKIDVGSSGENEPAGKEKAETDFREVSGEQCEEANQGMDQSKDNEMAIEKLEDASENDIVGEQ